The genomic interval GACCCCACTCCCAACACTACCaataccaccaccactaccagcagcagcagcaagcaACAGCTGCTGAGTTTGAGACTGTTGACTCCCCGCCCAGGTGCGATAGGAGTGCGCAAAGAACGCGAACATGTAGTACCATGTCGCGGCGAGGCTTAGGGCTGCTAGGGTGACGAATATCCTGAAATGGCGGCGTGGattggtggtggtggcggtggaggacCAGTCATTGCGGGATTGGCGAGTTTTGTAGCGGGCGTGGATGGTTCGACAGGtgtggagggagagggttGCGCAGACGGTGATGTAGCTAAGTAGGATTGGGAGGGAGCGGTATGTTGTTGTTATTGGTGAGGACATGGTCGGGCATGCTTGCTATGTATGTGTGGAGGTGTGGAGGTGTGGGATTCAAGACCGAGGTTGAGTGCCAAGAGCTTGGGGAATGGTCGATGTGGTTCATGGACATGAATAGCTCCCGGTTTTAAATGCTCTAGTACGCTGATGCTACGATTGGTCATACGATTGACAGATTCAAGACAGTTTATATTTAGTTACTGCTGGAACAATCATCTCTCATGGCTCTCTGCCATCCCCAACCTGCAGATGCCATCCTCACTCACTCTCCGGCTGCGGATCAACAAGAAGCGCTAGCACAAAAATAATATATGGACAAATGATCAATAATCACAAATCTAAAGGCAGCATAGGACCGAGTAAGTAGCGGCGCAATCGACCAGGATATTGTTGGGACGGTTCCTTTTTTTGGTGTTTGTTCgttttttttgctttttaTAAATGCGGTCACGCATTGGTCCCCACGCCGAGCTTCGACTCGGAGGATTCTGAGTTCCGCGAGGCGAGGAACTTCTGGAACATATCCgagatcttcttctcagcgGCCTCGTTGCGCTTGGCGTCGCCGTTCTTTTCCATAATCAGGCCGCGCAGCCAGTtgttctccagctccagttGACCCACACGGGCCTCCAGGCGGCTGTTCTTGTCGTTCGTCTCATTAACGGTGCGCTCCAGGGCTGCCTcgcgcatcttcttcttcacgcGGAAACGGGCACTAGCGGCGGTGTTCCGACGGCGCTTGTCCTCATCGGCGGCATTCAGGGCCGCTTCCTCTGCACTGGCTTGGGTCGACTTTTGGGTGTGCTTGCGCTTAGGCCCAGCCGCGGCAGTGGCAGCGGCAGTGGATGACGGGTTCGGGGCAAGAGCTGGGGCCAGGTTGGGCGCAGCTACGCCAGCCGCAGGCGCAGGAGCCTGGGTCGCAGCCACCGATCCATTTGGGGGAGTCGAGAAAGACGAGTCTGACCCGGGCGCCGCCGGTGGGGCGTTAATAGTGTTATAATCGGTTGGATACTCAGAGATATTGCCCAAGCCATCTATCAAAGCACGTTAGCATTCATCCATCACTCCAATTGTGTGCCAGTGGGTTTGTGAAATCACGTGGAATTGCGTGATAGCGGAGAGAGCGCACGCCTGCCACGGACACAGGCCACAACGTGCATGTCATGCAGGACCCTTAAATTGCTCCAGGGTTCAAGCTAATCTGAGGTGATGGACACAGAGTCTCAAAAAGATGACATCCAGTGCCAAGACGGTAGGAAATAGCAAGAAGGCCAGAAAGCCAATAGGATGATCCAGGTACCCATGCACAACGATTCCAATAGCCGCAGAGAGCGCGGCGAAAACCGAAGGGCACAGATGGTGTGATCAGGGGCAGAACTCGTGCAGGTGGGATATCCAGCCCGTGCGACCGGGAAGTCCAGGAACGGAACCAAACccgaaggaaaaaaaagacaaagacTCACCATTCAAGAAATCGAGGAATTTCATGTCCGCCTCATGGGATGTTGCGTCGTCGGTCTTGGTGTTATCCACCGAGTCGAAcgtggggagggagagacCCCCGAATTTATCGAACTCAAAGAATTCGGCATTGGTAAAGAGAGCGAGTTCCTCGTCGACGTTGAAGGagttctgctgctgctgttgctgttgtaCCGCCTGATGGTAGGGCGAGGGGATGGTGTTCAAGTCATCGAGGTATTGCGAGAAGTTGGGCGCCCGCCGCCCGTTGTACCCGGCCATTGTGACAGGTCTGTGTAAATGAGCCCACGAAGGGTGTTCAGAGGGTGGATGTTGTAGATGAAGGTTCGCGTCTGCGGGTAATTTCGCGGTTGGGTGTGCGCCAGGTGTGATTCGATCGCGCCGGATGCGTCGAGGGAGGGTGGATGAGTTGGGTTGGTAAAATCACGAATGGCCAAGGCGATATGATCAGGTCGAATCGACGATGGCGGTAGGTGGATGGGGTGATGGTAGATGGAAAGGAGAACAGAATCCACGGGGGATTTCTTTGAGGCAGTGGTGGGGGAAATCCCGGATGACGAGGGGATGATGACTATTCCATGTAATCTTGCCTCGATCGGCGATTAATAATGCATCGTCCAGGCTTCAAACGGACCAAAAGAAGAATCATTTTATTCTAACTATACCCTTCGTGATCTTTACTATTCTCTCATGACTTATTCACTGTTCCCCTCCTCTCTGTCGTCTctgtcgtcgctgtcgtGGCCCGTTGTGAAAATTCAGTCCCAAGTCCGATAGTCGGAGCGGGTTTCCCCCATCCAAATGGAATTGGTAATCCGCCGCGCTAAACCGTTTCCGTGCACTCGGACACGCAGCGCCAAGCGCGCCTTTCTTAACCCGGATCCGGCATGCCCTCCCTCCCCGACAGTGATTGGTTGGTCCATTTGTCAGCGCCTTTGAGGCGTCCCAGGCGTCCGATCACTCCCGAGGATGTTCAGAACAATTATTAATCCTAGTGTCCAACTGTGACCCTGTGTCTGTGCGCCGGCAGTAGTGCGCGGGAAGGAATGGTACATGCAAGAGCTATATAGCAGTGGAAGATCAATTTGAGCTTGGGCCTGCAAGGACCGGCGAAGACCTCAGCCCCGAGAGCTGCAGCGGGGATCCAAGGATAATGAAATGTGTTCTAATAGAGCACTGGTAGCTGATTTCTCTACACAAATGCCTTTAGATCCAGTTTTCAAACGAACCAGTAAATGTA from Penicillium psychrofluorescens genome assembly, chromosome: 5 carries:
- a CDS encoding uncharacterized protein (ID:PFLUO_008229-T1.cds;~source:funannotate), which encodes MAGYNGRRAPNFSQYLDDLNTIPSPYHQAVQQQQQQQNSFNVDEELALFTNAEFFEFDKFGGLSLPTFDSVDNTKTDDATSHEADMKFLDFLNDGLGNISEYPTDYNTINAPPAAPGSDSSFSTPPNGSVAATQAPAPAAGVAAPNLAPALAPNPSSTAAATAAAGPKRKHTQKSTQASAEEAALNAADEDKRRRNTAASARFRVKKKMREAALERTVNETNDKNSRLEARVGQLELENNWLRGLIMEKNGDAKRNEAAEKKISDMFQKFLASRNSESSESKLGVGTNA